AGGTAGTAAACAGGATCGTCGTCATAAAAATCATGGTGTCGGTCGGAAATTGCCCCATTACAGGATTGGAGTATCCCATTACCGCAATGCCGACAAACTCCGCCAGGAAAGCATACATTACTTTCACCAGCCAGGGGTCTTTTAGTTGCCAGACTTGATAGACACCGATAAGCACTAAGCCAACAACCATCATCAGGTAGATGGTAAGTCCAACCCGGCCGGTTTCGATCCATAGTTCGACATACCAGCTATCTGGTGGTGTTTGGGCCGCCCAGTGCCAGGGTGAAAACCGTGCCCCCATGTCGGTCGATGTGCCAATTCCGGCACCAAACGGATACTCGGCCAAGTATCGTTTGAGCTTTTCCTGGTTTTGCAGACGAAGGATAAACGAAGGGTCGTTCATGGGTGTCAGCGCCGAACGCATCCGTTGCACCTGATAGTTCGAACTGCCAACACTGGTATATAGCAGAAGCAGAACCAGCGGTACGGCCAGCGTGGCTCCAATAATCAGTTTGGGAAAATCCCGTTTAAGCAACAGATAGAATGGAAACCCGGCCAGCATTACGAACAGTGCACTGCGTGTACCCGATACAGCATAGCCCCAGAAGTAGGTGAGCGCCAACGTTAAACATATCAGTTTGGGTATCAGCTTCTTCTCCTCGAAACTATAAATCACCGCCACCAGTGTTGCTCCGGCCATTTCGCCCCCAAACTGAGCGGCATCGGAATAGAACGAAAAGCTACGAAGCTGTCCGAACAATACGTGAGTTAAGGCATTGTTTCCCTGACTAAGCCAGTTTTGCTCGGCTGGTTCCAGGCCAAGATACTGTTGTTTAAAGCCCCAAAAGGCTGCCAGAAACGACCATCCCAGCCACGAATACACCAGAATCTTGATGTCGCGGAGGGTAATGGGCAAAACCAGTACGGCCAGACCTGCCATGAACCAGTGCATCGAAAAAGGCCGGACATGAAAGAACCAGGCTGGACGGTACGGCGCTTCAGGATTGAGCAGCTCAATAAGGGTATAGGTAAACCAGATGGCAATCAGAACGAATGTAGGACTGCGTAAGCGGTGCCATTCCATTCGCTGGCCGTTAACGAATAAACTTAATAGCGTTAGAGCTAGCACCCCGTCAATTAATAATCCAATAGGAATAGAAACATTAATGAACCGTGACCAGCCAATCAGAAAACTAAGTTGTAAATACAGAAAGAGGCCGAATTTGGGCTCTTTGAACACCATGACAACCGTTAATAAAGCGACTGGGGCTATCAAAGCCATCACTCCGCCAACTGGCCCCATCTTACTGATCAGATACCCCACACCAATGGTATATAGGCCTCCCAGGAGGCTATAAAGCCATACTTGGCCAGATGTTGGACTGTTCAATGAAAATACCGACTGCGCCATAACGAGTGAGTAACTATCAGATCAATTATGTAAGTGCGTCTACGGCATTAGCCCTGCGCACTTTCTCCCAGGTTCCAGATTGATTGCCCCGCAAATAGCGAACCAAACCTGCAAGTGCACAAATATTCATAAACGTAAAATAGAAGGGAATAAAAGCGGCCTTCAAGCGTATTTGACGTTTTTCCAACGTATAGCCAAGCCAGGCAGCGCCGTAAAATAAAATTTGGCCGATAAACAGCCAGCCCCAAAACGAATTCCATCCATCCTGGATGACCAATCCAGCATTCAGCAGAAAGATAAGAGGCAAACAGAGGGGCGTAACAGCCCAGCGCATCACCCGGTGGGAAACATACTCGAAGGTGAGCACGCCGTACCGAAACGGATTAAGCAGATGTTTTAGCCACACAATCGACTGAAAACCACCAGCTGCAATGCGTATTTTTCGTTTCTGTTCATCAATGATCGAGAAGGAGGGCCGTTCGAGTGCATACGCATCGGGCTCATAGGCAACCCGATAACCCCGCCCGGCGATAAGGAGCGAAATCATAAAATCGTCCAGAATGGTATTCGGCGACACAGGTTCATAGAGTTCCGTCCGAACGGCAAATAACTCGCCTGCGGCCCCTACAATGGTGTGGAGTTCGGCATCCCAGCGTTTCAACTGCGACTCGTATTTCCAGTAAATGCCTTCGCCCGAACCCGCAGCCGATTCGCTGTCGGTAGTCTGAATCCGTTTTTCTCCAGCCACGGCGCCTACCTTTGGGTCCCGAAAATGCCGAACAATATTCCGAACCGCATCCAGATTTAACTGTGTATTGGCATCGGTGAAAATCACTATGGGCGTTTTTACTTGTTGCATGGCCATATTCATTGCCGCTACTTTGCCTCGCCGTTCGGTGCCGCCCAGAATAGCTATGGTATCGCCGTAAGTTGATCGTAGATATTCATCCGATCCATCAGTCGATCCCTCGGTAACAAACA
This window of the Spirosoma aerolatum genome carries:
- a CDS encoding O-antigen ligase family protein, with the protein product MAQSVFSLNSPTSGQVWLYSLLGGLYTIGVGYLISKMGPVGGVMALIAPVALLTVVMVFKEPKFGLFLYLQLSFLIGWSRFINVSIPIGLLIDGVLALTLLSLFVNGQRMEWHRLRSPTFVLIAIWFTYTLIELLNPEAPYRPAWFFHVRPFSMHWFMAGLAVLVLPITLRDIKILVYSWLGWSFLAAFWGFKQQYLGLEPAEQNWLSQGNNALTHVLFGQLRSFSFYSDAAQFGGEMAGATLVAVIYSFEEKKLIPKLICLTLALTYFWGYAVSGTRSALFVMLAGFPFYLLLKRDFPKLIIGATLAVPLVLLLLYTSVGSSNYQVQRMRSALTPMNDPSFILRLQNQEKLKRYLAEYPFGAGIGTSTDMGARFSPWHWAAQTPPDSWYVELWIETGRVGLTIYLMMVVGLVLIGVYQVWQLKDPWLVKVMYAFLAEFVGIAVMGYSNPVMGQFPTDTMIFMTTILFTTCYRWDTPASELSPNPDSILYSNPTPDTYETV
- a CDS encoding glycosyltransferase family 2 protein: MEPLILICIGLVVYTYLGYGLLVWLLIRLRPPRPSVASLSDEYMPEVTLIVPAYNELDCLPAKVANSLGQSYPRERIHFLFVTEGSTDGSDEYLRSTYGDTIAILGGTERRGKVAAMNMAMQQVKTPIVIFTDANTQLNLDAVRNIVRHFRDPKVGAVAGEKRIQTTDSESAAGSGEGIYWKYESQLKRWDAELHTIVGAAGELFAVRTELYEPVSPNTILDDFMISLLIAGRGYRVAYEPDAYALERPSFSIIDEQKRKIRIAAGGFQSIVWLKHLLNPFRYGVLTFEYVSHRVMRWAVTPLCLPLIFLLNAGLVIQDGWNSFWGWLFIGQILFYGAAWLGYTLEKRQIRLKAAFIPFYFTFMNICALAGLVRYLRGNQSGTWEKVRRANAVDALT